The window GAACCCCCAGCGCTGGTGGATGACCTGCGTGCAGGCCTTCATCGTGAACGCCAGCGAGTTGTGACCGGACCCGTGGGACAGCGGCGCCGCGTGCATGCCGACGTGGGTCTGGTCCATGCGCTCGACGTCGGCCAGCGTCGTCAGGCACTGGTAGATCAGCACGCGGTGCGTGAGCATCGCGCCCTTGGGCCGGCCGGTCGTGCCGGACGTGTAGGCGATCCAGGCGAGGTCGTCCTCGGTGACGTCGACGCTCACCAGGGGCGCGCCGGACCGGGCGGCCAGGGTCTGGTCGAGCAACTCGTCCGCGGGCAGCTCGGGACGTCCCGCCCCCGGGTCGTGGCAGATCACCCGGGCCAGGCCCGGCAGGTCGGGCCGGGCCTTCGCCACGGTCGGCAGGCCCTCGCCGTCGGTGAGCAGGACCGAGGCACCGCTGTCAGCGAGGTGCCAAGCCAACTCGTCGGCCGTGAAGGTCGCGTTGAGCGGGACGACGACGCCGCCGGCCTTCCACGTGCCGTAGAGCGTCTCCAGAAACTCGGGACAGTTGCGCAGGTACAGCGCGACGCGGTCACCGCGTTGGAGGCCCCCCGCGAGCAGGGCCCGCGCCCACGCGTCGGCGCGGGCGCAGGACTCGGCGTACGTCCGGCTCTCGCCCTCGAAGATGAAGGCAGGATGGTGGGGGTAGCTCCGCGCCGCGTTGGTCAGCAGATCTCCGGTGTTCAATCTGACCGCCCCTCACGCCAATCCGCGGGCGGCGCGCTCACCCGGGCTGCGCCGGTAGACGTCGCCGTAGGGGCGGACCAGAACCTTGACGCCGTTCTTGATGAAGAACCCGCGGATGTGGTTCTCCCACTTGGTCGCCTGGGAGTCCGGGAGCTCCTGCGCCCGGACCCACTGCTTGAGCGCCTTGAGCTGCTTGTTGCGCTCGACCGATCCGGTGGGGACGAGGTCGGTCGTGGTGGCGATCAGCGTGTCGGGATCGACGCCGATGTGCGCGCAGAACTTCTCGAGGATCTCGCACTTCGCCGCGGGGTCCTCGCGAACCGGCTGGAAGCCGCGCCCGGGCGGTTCCTCCAGCCAGCGCTGCACGGTCTTGTAGTCGCGGAAGTCCGGCATTCGTACCTACCGATCGGGACGTGGACCTGAGGGATCAGGAACAACTGAGTGGGGATGAGCTGCGTGGAGATACGCAGCGACTCAGTCGTCCTGGTCCTCGGGGTAGCCGTACATCCGCGCGAGGAACATGAGCTCGTCGCGGCGGCCGGGCAGCGGGGCCGGCGCCTGCAGGAGCTTCTCCCGCTCCAGCTTCTCGACGACCTTGGGGTCGCGGCGGAACGGCGTCTGCGCGTTGCCCTCGAAGAACGTCGACTCGAACGGCTGACGCGGACGCTGACCGCCGGCCTCGACGCCCTCGGCCGGGTAGCCGACGAGCTGCACCCACACCGGGATCCAGTGCTCGGGGACGCCGAGGATCTCCTTGACGCGGGCCTGCTTGTTGGGGCGGGCGATCATGTGCAGGCAGGTGCCGAGCCCGGCGTTGACGGCCGCCAGGACGGTGACGGCGCAGGCGCCGACGGTCTCGGAGTGGGCGATCGTCGCCGACGCCTCGTGCGGGAGGTCGTGCAGGAGCTCGTGGATCGCGGCCATGCCGGCGGGGGTCTCGACGGCGCGCTCGATCGCGTCGACGATGCGGGTCTTGGACCAGCCGTAGGCGGTCGGCACCGCGCCGACCTCGATCAGCTGCTGGGTGCTGGTGGCGAACGATCCGGGCCGCGCCGCCTCGGGGTCGGCGAAGATGTAGATCCAGACCGGGGCCTGGACGTGCGCACCCTGCCAGTTGTCCGCCTGCAGGAGTTCCTCGCGGATGTCCGGGTCGAGCTCGTCGCGCCACACCACGACCGCGCGCCACGGCTGCAGGTTGCCGGGACACGTCGTCCAGCGCATGACCTCCAGGATTTCCTGGACCTTCTCGCGCTCGACCGGCTGGTACGTCTTGAACCAGCGCGTGCTGCGCCGGGTGCCGACGACCTCGAGGAACTCCATCTCCGTGACCTCCATTGGTCCTGCGGGGGGTGTGGCTCGCTGTCCGCAACTGTCGCGAACGGCGACCTCCGGAACAATGGAGCCGACTACGAACCCCGAACCCCCGATTTGGAGCGCCCTCCAAGCACCTGAGGATGTCTCAGCGGTCGAGGAGGGAGAGGAGCGCGGCGGGGGCGTCGGACGACCC of the Sporichthya polymorpha DSM 43042 genome contains:
- a CDS encoding nitroreductase family protein, whose protein sequence is MEVTEMEFLEVVGTRRSTRWFKTYQPVEREKVQEILEVMRWTTCPGNLQPWRAVVVWRDELDPDIREELLQADNWQGAHVQAPVWIYIFADPEAARPGSFATSTQQLIEVGAVPTAYGWSKTRIVDAIERAVETPAGMAAIHELLHDLPHEASATIAHSETVGACAVTVLAAVNAGLGTCLHMIARPNKQARVKEILGVPEHWIPVWVQLVGYPAEGVEAGGQRPRQPFESTFFEGNAQTPFRRDPKVVEKLEREKLLQAPAPLPGRRDELMFLARMYGYPEDQDD